The following are encoded together in the Bactrocera neohumeralis isolate Rockhampton chromosome 6, APGP_CSIRO_Bneo_wtdbg2-racon-allhic-juicebox.fasta_v2, whole genome shotgun sequence genome:
- the LOC126763552 gene encoding integral membrane protein GPR155 isoform X1: MDSSMVFGVFRNLTSSTLDANSAEADMDSEDMDTMFSTSTTSAVLTTSTTAAPDTDPSVSMNNFYPALVQCFGIIICGYIAGRFKIISNSETKGLGTFVGTFALPSLIFLSLVELDWSTVNWTFLLAMTLSKSIVFFAVLVISLLITRPLNYARAGLLSIFCTQSNDFAIGYPIVMALYKDVHPEYASYLYLMAPISLALLNPIGLVLMEISKIIQTKAEAAQESTICPDTCPAEQLTKRTRCLGEKQLLVLHTLKSLFFNPMLLMTLLGVGGAFVFPNGLPEMIASVLRVFGQSFSATALFLLGLKIVGQGGSLRGAGFLLPGILILVKILVLPLVCRQTVNIMQAGTDFNDTTELSTFGFLYGTFPAAPGAFVIATQYNVEVELVATGMVLCTFISAPLMFISAKMISITNLNPVDYIHELDVFSFDISVAGVAAAAWVLVLLIVTKRFRRMPHRVTFCLVLSQLICCAAVIIWAKFDHAEKWLIYVQFFLFNMGTFSSRLWTAILAICLLFLQCRSLCFVLNMWPYMIAFAWGVPAIISGLLIALDSKILLPDKHNACFQYGTAQAAVTVFMLVMCFFVTVGCLVMHQRYKKRYEKYLTYTRELSNPDSEPSDLQSTISTANLLTNTDGARLSSGSVPAQRRRYGSYSSSDDDDIISTTDNGPNTIAGGCGGGGGGTCCTSTTSPTTTTVVVDIEDLLAKSAAEGARKRSHEPATTPSTDQFEDENLGIRSGICSPAFNCGAGSSRQNCQSIIERYHDQSRSGLEPLEYANDADEYQTLKHTVLLILLLCSMFVGLSVSIWTLVMDGMSGIYLELSFLDAFLNFGQSLVVLALFITDTSELLTPFVKIWRKLWYGANVLTLPLWTSLTPETKHICEQFRNHHLENCKKDIAKDRRWRIRVYRKVFYGTEFVDWLLEVGLAKDRLEAVHYARHLVDGRVLRHINNVYHFEDKQLLYNFCARL, encoded by the exons TTACATTGCTGGCCGCTTCAAAATCATTTCGAATTCGGAAACTAAAGGCCTTGGCACATTTGTCGGCACATTTGCATTGCCGTCGCTAATCTTTCTCTCGCTGGTCGAGCTTGATTGGAGCACGGTAAATTGGACCTTCTTACTGGCCATGACGCTATCCAAATCGATTGTATTCTTCGCTGTACTCGTGATCTCACTGCTCATTACACGACCGCTAAATTATGCGCGCGCCGGCCTCTTGAGTATTTTCTGTACGCAGAGCAATGATTTCGCGATCGGCTATCCGATTG TGATGGCGCTGTACAAAGACGTGCATCCCGAGTATGCctcatatttgtatttaatggcGCCCATTTCGTTGGCGCTGCTCAATCCCATCGGCTTGGTGCTAATGGAAATCTCGAAAATCATACAAACAAAAGCCGAAGCG GCACAAGAGTCGACCATCTGCCCGGACACTTGCCCGGCCGAACAGCTGACGAAGCGTACGCGCTGCTTGGGTGAAAAACAGCTTTTGGTGCTGCACACACTCAAATCGCTCTTCTTCAATCCGATGTTGCTGATGACGCTGCTGGGCGTCGGCGGCGCCTTTGTCTTTCCGAATGGTCTGCCCGAAATGATAGCGAGCGTTTTGCGCGTCTTTGGTCAGTCATTCTCGGCGACGGCGCTTTTCCTGTTGGGTTTGAAAATTGTCGGACAAGGTGGTTCATTGCGTGGCGCAGGCTTTCTGCTGCCCGGCATCTTGATATTGGTTAAAAT TTTGGTCTTGCCGCTAGTGTGCCGTCAAACGGTGAATATCATGCAGGCCGGCACAGATTTCAATGATACAACCGAATTGAGCACCTTCGGCTTCTTATATGGCACCTTTCCGGCGGCACCGGGCGCTTTTGTCATCGCCACGCAATACAATGTCGAAGTGGAATTGGTCGCTACGGGCATGGTGCTCTGCACATTCATCTCCGCACCGCTTATGTTCATCTCGGCGAAAATGATTTCCATCACCAATCTGAATCCAGTCGACTATATACATGAGTTGGATGTGTTTTCGTTCGATATCAGCGTTGCCGGTGTGGCCGCCGCCGCTTGGGTTTTGGTGTTATTGATTGTGACGAAACGTTTTAGACGCATGCCGCATCGCGTTACATTCTGTTTGGTGCTGTCGCAGCTGATATGCTGTGCGGCCGTGATTATCTGGGCGAAATTCGATCATGCCGAGAAGTGGCTGATTTACGTGCAATTCTTCCTCTTCAATATGGGCACATTTAGCAGCCGTTTATGGACTGCGATATTGGCGATTTGCTTGCTCTTCCTGCAGTGTCGCAGCTTGTGCTTCGTGCTCAACATGTGGCCTTATATG ATCGCCTTTGCGTGGGGCGTGCCCGCCATAATATCTGGTCTGCTGATCGCCTTGGATAGCAAGATTTTATTGCCTGATAAGCATAATGCCTGCTTTCAATATGGCACCGCGCAGGCTGCAGTCACCGTCTTTATGCTCGTCATGTGTTTCTTCG TAACCGTTGGCTGTTTGGTTATGCATCAGCGTTATAAGAAGCGTTATGAGAAATACCTCACGTATACACGTGAACTATCCAATCCAGATTCCG AACCCTCAGATCTACAATCCACCATATCAACTGCGAATTTGCTCACAAATACAGATGGCGCGCGTCTCTCCAGTGGCAGCGTGCCGGCACAGAGACGTCGCTATGGTTCTTATTCTTCGTCGGATGATGACGATATTATCTCGACAACGGATAATGGTCCCAACACAATCGCTGGTGGctgtggcggtggtggtggcggtaCTTGTTGCACCAGCACTACCAGCCCAACAACTACGACGGTTGTTGTAGATATCGAAGATCTGCTGGCCAAATCGGCTGCCGAAGGCGCACGTAAGCGAAGTCACGAACCAGCCACTACGCCATCAACAGATCAATTCGAAGATGA GAATCTCGGCATACGTTCGGGCATCTGTAGTCCGGCTTTCAATTGCGGTGCGGGTTCTTCACGTCAAAATTGCCAATCGATTATCGAACGCTATCACGATCAATCACGTAGCGGGCTAGAGCCATTGGAATATGCTAATGATGCTGATGAGTATCAGACTTTGAAGCATACAGTTTTGCTGATCTTGCTGCTCTGCTCAATGTTTGTG GGTCTCTCCGTCTCCATTTGGACTTTGGTAATGGATGGCATGTCTGGTATTTACTTGGAATTGAGTTTTCTCGACGCTTTCTTGAATTTCGGTCAGAGCTTAGTCGTTTTGGCGCTGTTCATCACTGACACTAGCGAATTGCTGACACCATTCGTGAAGATTTGGCGCAAGTTGTG GTATGGCGCAAACGTATTAACCCTACCACTATGGACAAGCCTCACGCCGGAGACCAAGCATATTTGTGAGCAGTTCCGCAATCATCATTTGGAGAATTGTAAGAAGGATATTGCCAAGGATCGAAG GTGGCGCATCAGAGTGTATCGCAAAGTATTTTACGGCACCGAATTCGTGGATTGGCTACTCGAAGTTGGTCTTGCCAAGGATCGCCTGGAGGCTGTGCATTACGCTAGACATTTAGTGGACGGACGTGTTTTACGGCATATAAACAATGTTTATCATTTTGAAGATAAACAGCTATTATATAATTTCTGTGCGCGCCTGTAA
- the LOC126763552 gene encoding integral membrane protein GPR155 isoform X2 has protein sequence MDSSMVFGVFRNLTSSTLDANSAEADMDSEDMDTMFSTSTTSAVLTTSTTAAPDTDPSVSMNNFYPALVQCFGIIICGYIAGRFKIISNSETKGLGTFVGTFALPSLIFLSLVELDWSTVNWTFLLAMTLSKSIVFFAVLVISLLITRPLNYARAGLLSIFCTQSNDFAIGYPIVMALYKDVHPEYASYLYLMAPISLALLNPIGLVLMEISKIIQTKAEAAQESTICPDTCPAEQLTKRTRCLGEKQLLVLHTLKSLFFNPMLLMTLLGVGGAFVFPNGLPEMIASVLRVFGQSFSATALFLLGLKIVGQGGSLRGAGFLLPGILILVKILVLPLVCRQTVNIMQAGTDFNDTTELSTFGFLYGTFPAAPGAFVIATQYNVEVELVATGMVLCTFISAPLMFISAKMISITNLNPVDYIHELDVFSFDISVAGVAAAAWVLVLLIVTKRFRRMPHRVTFCLVLSQLICCAAVIIWAKFDHAEKWLIYVQFFLFNMGTFSSRLWTAILAICLLFLQCRSLCFVLNMWPYMIAFAWGVPAIISGLLIALDSKILLPDKHNACFQYGTAQAAVTVFMLVMCFFVTVGCLVMHQRYKKRYEKYLTYTRELSNPDSEPSDLQSTISTANLLTNTDGARLSSGSVPAQRRRYGSYSSSDDDDIISTTDNGPNTIAGGCGGGGGGTCCTSTTSPTTTTVVVDIEDLLAKSAAEGARKRSHEPATTPSTDQFEDENLGIRSGICSPAFNCGAGSSRQNCQSIIERYHDQSRSGLEPLEYANDADEYQTLKHTVLLILLLCSMFVGLSVSIWTLVMDGMSGIYLELSFLDAFLNFGQSLVVLALFITDTSELLTPFVKIWRKLWYGANVLTLPLWTSLTPETKHICEQFRNHHLENCKKDIAKDRS, from the exons TTACATTGCTGGCCGCTTCAAAATCATTTCGAATTCGGAAACTAAAGGCCTTGGCACATTTGTCGGCACATTTGCATTGCCGTCGCTAATCTTTCTCTCGCTGGTCGAGCTTGATTGGAGCACGGTAAATTGGACCTTCTTACTGGCCATGACGCTATCCAAATCGATTGTATTCTTCGCTGTACTCGTGATCTCACTGCTCATTACACGACCGCTAAATTATGCGCGCGCCGGCCTCTTGAGTATTTTCTGTACGCAGAGCAATGATTTCGCGATCGGCTATCCGATTG TGATGGCGCTGTACAAAGACGTGCATCCCGAGTATGCctcatatttgtatttaatggcGCCCATTTCGTTGGCGCTGCTCAATCCCATCGGCTTGGTGCTAATGGAAATCTCGAAAATCATACAAACAAAAGCCGAAGCG GCACAAGAGTCGACCATCTGCCCGGACACTTGCCCGGCCGAACAGCTGACGAAGCGTACGCGCTGCTTGGGTGAAAAACAGCTTTTGGTGCTGCACACACTCAAATCGCTCTTCTTCAATCCGATGTTGCTGATGACGCTGCTGGGCGTCGGCGGCGCCTTTGTCTTTCCGAATGGTCTGCCCGAAATGATAGCGAGCGTTTTGCGCGTCTTTGGTCAGTCATTCTCGGCGACGGCGCTTTTCCTGTTGGGTTTGAAAATTGTCGGACAAGGTGGTTCATTGCGTGGCGCAGGCTTTCTGCTGCCCGGCATCTTGATATTGGTTAAAAT TTTGGTCTTGCCGCTAGTGTGCCGTCAAACGGTGAATATCATGCAGGCCGGCACAGATTTCAATGATACAACCGAATTGAGCACCTTCGGCTTCTTATATGGCACCTTTCCGGCGGCACCGGGCGCTTTTGTCATCGCCACGCAATACAATGTCGAAGTGGAATTGGTCGCTACGGGCATGGTGCTCTGCACATTCATCTCCGCACCGCTTATGTTCATCTCGGCGAAAATGATTTCCATCACCAATCTGAATCCAGTCGACTATATACATGAGTTGGATGTGTTTTCGTTCGATATCAGCGTTGCCGGTGTGGCCGCCGCCGCTTGGGTTTTGGTGTTATTGATTGTGACGAAACGTTTTAGACGCATGCCGCATCGCGTTACATTCTGTTTGGTGCTGTCGCAGCTGATATGCTGTGCGGCCGTGATTATCTGGGCGAAATTCGATCATGCCGAGAAGTGGCTGATTTACGTGCAATTCTTCCTCTTCAATATGGGCACATTTAGCAGCCGTTTATGGACTGCGATATTGGCGATTTGCTTGCTCTTCCTGCAGTGTCGCAGCTTGTGCTTCGTGCTCAACATGTGGCCTTATATG ATCGCCTTTGCGTGGGGCGTGCCCGCCATAATATCTGGTCTGCTGATCGCCTTGGATAGCAAGATTTTATTGCCTGATAAGCATAATGCCTGCTTTCAATATGGCACCGCGCAGGCTGCAGTCACCGTCTTTATGCTCGTCATGTGTTTCTTCG TAACCGTTGGCTGTTTGGTTATGCATCAGCGTTATAAGAAGCGTTATGAGAAATACCTCACGTATACACGTGAACTATCCAATCCAGATTCCG AACCCTCAGATCTACAATCCACCATATCAACTGCGAATTTGCTCACAAATACAGATGGCGCGCGTCTCTCCAGTGGCAGCGTGCCGGCACAGAGACGTCGCTATGGTTCTTATTCTTCGTCGGATGATGACGATATTATCTCGACAACGGATAATGGTCCCAACACAATCGCTGGTGGctgtggcggtggtggtggcggtaCTTGTTGCACCAGCACTACCAGCCCAACAACTACGACGGTTGTTGTAGATATCGAAGATCTGCTGGCCAAATCGGCTGCCGAAGGCGCACGTAAGCGAAGTCACGAACCAGCCACTACGCCATCAACAGATCAATTCGAAGATGA GAATCTCGGCATACGTTCGGGCATCTGTAGTCCGGCTTTCAATTGCGGTGCGGGTTCTTCACGTCAAAATTGCCAATCGATTATCGAACGCTATCACGATCAATCACGTAGCGGGCTAGAGCCATTGGAATATGCTAATGATGCTGATGAGTATCAGACTTTGAAGCATACAGTTTTGCTGATCTTGCTGCTCTGCTCAATGTTTGTG GGTCTCTCCGTCTCCATTTGGACTTTGGTAATGGATGGCATGTCTGGTATTTACTTGGAATTGAGTTTTCTCGACGCTTTCTTGAATTTCGGTCAGAGCTTAGTCGTTTTGGCGCTGTTCATCACTGACACTAGCGAATTGCTGACACCATTCGTGAAGATTTGGCGCAAGTTGTG GTATGGCGCAAACGTATTAACCCTACCACTATGGACAAGCCTCACGCCGGAGACCAAGCATATTTGTGAGCAGTTCCGCAATCATCATTTGGAGAATTGTAAGAAGGATATTGCCAAGGATCGAAG CTGA